A stretch of Paenibacillus sp. URB8-2 DNA encodes these proteins:
- a CDS encoding biotin transporter BioY → MNRWSLRGLIFSALFAGVMIALSSMKVSLPFSTVPITLQTLAVMLAGSVLGARYGTIAVLIVIGLAAAGFPVLAGRGGISVLVGPTAGYIFAWPVSAFLIGWFAQRMSKGKFTVGKLLLVNFLFGSLLVYPSGVAWLVHSIPSLDTLPKALTAGMLPFLPGDFLKAALCASVVTAVWKVYPIERIVGGTNGVWLGKNAYEEKA, encoded by the coding sequence ATGAACAGATGGTCCTTGCGCGGGCTTATTTTCAGCGCGCTCTTTGCGGGCGTGATGATCGCGTTAAGCTCAATGAAAGTGTCGCTTCCTTTTTCAACGGTGCCTATTACCCTGCAGACGCTGGCTGTTATGCTCGCCGGTTCCGTGCTGGGTGCCAGATATGGAACAATCGCCGTCCTGATCGTCATTGGCCTTGCTGCCGCGGGCTTTCCCGTATTGGCGGGAAGGGGAGGCATATCCGTCCTGGTCGGCCCGACCGCCGGTTATATTTTCGCCTGGCCGGTTTCAGCCTTCCTGATTGGATGGTTCGCCCAGCGGATGTCGAAGGGCAAGTTCACCGTCGGCAAGCTGCTCCTGGTGAACTTTCTGTTCGGCTCCCTGCTGGTCTACCCGAGCGGCGTCGCCTGGCTGGTTCACTCGATTCCTAGCCTCGATACGCTGCCCAAAGCGCTGACCGCGGGCATGCTGCCGTTCCTTCCGGGGGACTTCCTAAAGGCCGCGCTGTGCGCATCGGTTGTGACCGCCGTATGGAAGGTGTATCCGATCGAACGGATTGTGGGCGGAACGAACGGCGTTTGGCTTGGTAAGAACGCATATGAAGAAAAGGCTTAG